From the genome of Nitrospira sp.:
TAACCCGTTGAAGGAGGAGCACATGATGCCCAGCGAACCTATTTCAAGAAGTACGAGCCCCGCGGCCACATCCGAACAAGACCCGCCTCAAGATCTCCTAGCCGAGGATGCGCATCCCCAGCAGACCATGCGCGTGAAAAAGCGCAATGGCTCGTCTGAGCCTGTCGATGTTACTAAGATCGTGCGTGCCGTCGATCGTTGCTGCGCAGGCCTTTCCGATATCGATCCACTTCGAATCGCCACTAAAACGATCAGTGGTCTCTATGACGGAGCGACAACCCGTGAACTTGACCGGCTGTCCATTCAGACGGCTGCCGGACTCATTGTGGAAGAACCGCAGTATGCAAAGTTAGCAGCTAGGCTGCTCGCGACCTATATCGACAAAGAAGTTCGCAATCAGGAAATTCATGCATTTTCCCAGTCCATTGCCGCGGGTCACCGGCTGGGTCTAGTGAACGACCGACTTCTGGATTTTGTGGTCCAGAATAGCCGCAAATTGAACGATGCGCTCGATCCCAAGCGTGACCGCGAGTTCGAGTATTTCGGCCTCCGCACAATCTATGATCGGTATCTGCTGAAGCATCCCACAAATCGGCAGGTCATCGAGACGCCGCAGCAGTTTTTCTTGCGCATTTCATGTGCTCTTGCCGAGACGGTTTCGGATGCGCTGGAGCTGTATCGTCTGTTGTCATCTCTGGAATACCTTCCCAGCTCGCCGACCCTCTTCAACGCCGGCACGCGACATGAGCAGTTGTCGAGCTGTTTCCTTCTGGATTCTCCCGACGATCATCTTGAACATATTTACCAGCGCTACACGGACGTTGCGATGCTCTCGAAGTTTTCAGGAGGCATTGGGCTTGCCTACCACCGCGTGCGTTCGCGCGGGTCGCTCATCGATAGCACGAACGGGCACTCAAGCGGGATCATCCCCTGGTTGAAAACGCTCGACGCATCTGTCGCCGCGGTGAATCAAGGAGGGAAACGCAAAGGGGCCTGCTGTGTCTATCTGGAACCCTGGCATGCCGATATCGAAGACTTTCTAGAATTGCGTGATAGCACCGGAGACGAGGCCAGTCGCACGCATAACTTGAACCTGGCCAACTGGGTTCCCGACCTCTTCATGGCGCGGGTGGAATCGGATAAGGAATGGAGCCTATTCGATCCGAAAACAGTTCCGGAACTGCCGGATCTCTACGGTGACGCGTTCGTACAGGCGTATGAACAAGCCGAGAAGGCCGGCCTCGCGGCGAAAACCATCAAGGCCCGCGATCTGTATGGACGTATGATGCGCACGCTGGCGCAAACCGGCAACGGCTGGATGACGTTCAAGGACAAGTCCAACCGGGCCTGTAACCAGACGGCTCTGCCGGGTCGGACAGTCCATCTGTCGAACCTCTGCACGGAAATTATCGAAGTGACGTCGCGAGATGAAACTGCGGTCTGCAATCTTGGTTCGATCAATCTCGGACGCCACACAGTCATCGCCACTGACGGGACGGTGACCCTTGATTTTGAAAGGCTAGCACGAACCGTGCGGAGCGCCGTTCACCAACTCGATCGTGTCATTGATCTCAACTATTATCCGATCGTTGCGGCACGGTCGTCGAATCTTCGCTGGCGTCCGGTGGGCCTGGGGCTCATGGGCATGCAAGATGTGTTTTTCCAGATGCGCCTTCCGTTCGACGCGCCCGACGCGCGGACGCTGTCGGCTCGCATTGCGGAGCACGTGTATTTCCACGCGCTCTCGGCTTCGGTCGAGCTCTCGATCGTCAAGGGGAGGCATCCCGCGTTTGAGGACACACGGGCGGCGCGAGGTGAACTGCAGTTCGATGCCTGGGGTGTCTCACCGCAAGATGCCGAACGGTGGGACACGTTGCGTGCCCGGATCCGGACGCACGGACTGCGCAATTCGTTGCTGATTGCAATCGCTCCCACGGCCA
Proteins encoded in this window:
- a CDS encoding ribonucleoside-diphosphate reductase subunit alpha, encoding MMPSEPISRSTSPAATSEQDPPQDLLAEDAHPQQTMRVKKRNGSSEPVDVTKIVRAVDRCCAGLSDIDPLRIATKTISGLYDGATTRELDRLSIQTAAGLIVEEPQYAKLAARLLATYIDKEVRNQEIHAFSQSIAAGHRLGLVNDRLLDFVVQNSRKLNDALDPKRDREFEYFGLRTIYDRYLLKHPTNRQVIETPQQFFLRISCALAETVSDALELYRLLSSLEYLPSSPTLFNAGTRHEQLSSCFLLDSPDDHLEHIYQRYTDVAMLSKFSGGIGLAYHRVRSRGSLIDSTNGHSSGIIPWLKTLDASVAAVNQGGKRKGACCVYLEPWHADIEDFLELRDSTGDEASRTHNLNLANWVPDLFMARVESDKEWSLFDPKTVPELPDLYGDAFVQAYEQAEKAGLAAKTIKARDLYGRMMRTLAQTGNGWMTFKDKSNRACNQTALPGRTVHLSNLCTEIIEVTSRDETAVCNLGSINLGRHTVIATDGTVTLDFERLARTVRSAVHQLDRVIDLNYYPIVAARSSNLRWRPVGLGLMGMQDVFFQMRLPFDAPDARTLSARIAEHVYFHALSASVELSIVKGRHPAFEDTRAARGELQFDAWGVSPQDAERWDTLRARIRTHGLRNSLLIAIAPTATIASIAGCYECIEPQISNLFKRETLSGDFLQVNRYLVSELKAQGLWTDAMRARLKLAEGSVQSMEELSPDVRAVYRTAWEVPMRSLIDMAADRGAFIDQSQSLNLFIENPNIGSLSSMYFYAWKKGLKTTYYLRSRPATRITKATVQTASDGSPNGGARPQADPGWIAASPQGGQASASVACSLDNPESCEACQ